Proteins co-encoded in one Ziziphus jujuba cultivar Dongzao chromosome 9, ASM3175591v1 genomic window:
- the LOC132799536 gene encoding peptidyl-prolyl cis-trans isomerase-like isoform X2, translating to MAPKVKVFLDFTIGGQPADRNLSSMAPIPWLSSLVQLPELSLCAEVVVETGRFLLRHSFELLLKTPDLCEASLNTPNPKVFMDVTIGDEPAGRVVMELFADVTPLTAENFRALCTGEKGVGRSGERLHYKGSTFHHVIPGFMCQGGDFTAGNGTGGESIYGSKFADENFVKKHTGPGILSMANAGPGTNGSQFFICTAETESLDGKHVVFGQVVEGFDVVKAVEKVGSSTGRTSKPVVIADCGQLS from the coding sequence ATGGCGCCAAAGGTTAAGGTGTTCTTAGATTTTACGATTGGTGGCCAACCGGCCGACCGTAATCTTTCATCAATGGCGCCAATCCCTTGGCTTTCATCACTGGTGCAATTGCCCGAGTTGTCGTTGTGTGCCGAGGTTGTAGTGGAGACCGGTCGGTTTCTCCTTCGTCATTCTTTTGAGCTTTTATTAAAGACGCCAGACCTTTGTGAGGCTTCATTAAATACGCCAAACCCTAAGGTGTTCATGGATGTGACGATCGGTGACGAACCGGCCGGCCGTGTGGTGATGGAGCTTTTCGCTGACGTCACTCCACTCACCGCCGAGAATTTCCGTGCCCTCTGCACCGGCGAGAAAGGGGTCGGTAGGAGCGGAGAGCGTCTGCACTACAAAGGATCGACCTTCCACCATGTGATCCCGGGTTTCATGTGCCAGGGAGGCGATTTCACGGCCGGAAATGGCACTGGCGGTGAGTCGATCTACGGCTCCAAGTTCGCCGACGAGAACTTCGTCAAGAAGCACACCGGCCCTGGTATCCTTTCCATGGCGAATGCCGGGCCCGGAACCAACGGATCTCAGTTCTTCATCTGTACGGCCGAGACAGAGTCGCTTGATGGCAAGCACGTGGTTTTCGGTCAGGTCGTCGAGGGCTTCGACGTTGTGAAGGCCGTGGAGAAAGTGGGGTCCAGCACCGGAAGGACTTCGAAGCCGGTGGTGATCGCCGACTGCGGTCAGCTCTCTTAG
- the LOC132799536 gene encoding peptidyl-prolyl cis-trans isomerase 1-like isoform X1 — MAPKVKVFLDFTIGGQPADRNLSSMAPIPWLSSLVQLPELSLCAEVVVETGRFLLRHSFELLLKTPDLCEASLNTPNPKVFMDVTIGDEPAGRVVMELFADVTPLTAENFRALCTGEKGVGRSGERLHYKGSTFHHVIPGFMCQGGDFTAGNGTGGESIYGSKFADENFVKKHTGPGILSMANAGPGTNGSQFFICTAETESLDGKHVVFGQVVEGFDVVKAVEKVGSSTGRTSKPVVIADCGITFKISLDISSLVEITNNSFVDDVSQIVETHVPFHKVY; from the exons ATGGCGCCAAAGGTTAAGGTGTTCTTAGATTTTACGATTGGTGGCCAACCGGCCGACCGTAATCTTTCATCAATGGCGCCAATCCCTTGGCTTTCATCACTGGTGCAATTGCCCGAGTTGTCGTTGTGTGCCGAGGTTGTAGTGGAGACCGGTCGGTTTCTCCTTCGTCATTCTTTTGAGCTTTTATTAAAGACGCCAGACCTTTGTGAGGCTTCATTAAATACGCCAAACCCTAAGGTGTTCATGGATGTGACGATCGGTGACGAACCGGCCGGCCGTGTGGTGATGGAGCTTTTCGCTGACGTCACTCCACTCACCGCCGAGAATTTCCGTGCCCTCTGCACCGGCGAGAAAGGGGTCGGTAGGAGCGGAGAGCGTCTGCACTACAAAGGATCGACCTTCCACCATGTGATCCCGGGTTTCATGTGCCAGGGAGGCGATTTCACGGCCGGAAATGGCACTGGCGGTGAGTCGATCTACGGCTCCAAGTTCGCCGACGAGAACTTCGTCAAGAAGCACACCGGCCCTGGTATCCTTTCCATGGCGAATGCCGGGCCCGGAACCAACGGATCTCAGTTCTTCATCTGTACGGCCGAGACAGAGTCGCTTGATGGCAAGCACGTGGTTTTCGGTCAGGTCGTCGAGGGCTTCGACGTTGTGAAGGCCGTGGAGAAAGTGGGGTCCAGCACCGGAAGGACTTCGAAGCCGGTGGTGATCGCCGACTGCG GTATAACTTTTAAGATAAGTCTGGACATTTCATCATTGGTTGAGATTACTAATAATTCCTTTGTCGATGATGTCTCACAAATTGTGGAAACCCATGTCCCATTCCATAAGGTTTACTGA